The Henckelia pumila isolate YLH828 chromosome 2, ASM3356847v2, whole genome shotgun sequence genome includes a window with the following:
- the LOC140881803 gene encoding CBL-interacting protein kinase 23, whose protein sequence is MVMASRSSGGGGSGSSTGRTRVGRYELGRTLGEGTFAKVKFAKNLETGENVAIKILDKEKVLKHKMIGQIKREISTMKLIRHPNVIRMYEVMASKTKIYIVMEFVTGGELFDKIASRGRLKEDEARTYFHQLINAVDYCHSRGVYHRDLKPENLLLDATGILKVSDFGLSALPQQVREDGLLHTTCGTPNYVAPEVINDKGYDGAKADLWSCGVILFVLMAGYLPFEESNLVTLYKKIFKADFSIPPWFSSGAKKLIKRILDPNPLTRITIAELLENDWFKKGYKLPVFEHEDVNLDDVNAIFNEATDSPNLVVERREERPSAPVTMNAFELISTSQGLNLSSLFEKQMGLVKRETRFASKCPANEIISKIEQAAVPMGFDVKKNNYKMKLQGEKSGRKGHLSVATEILEVAPSLHMVELRKTGGDTLEFHKFYKNLSTGLKDIVWKTTDEIKEEANEGAQVS, encoded by the exons ATGGTGATGGCATCGAGATCAAGCGGTGGTGGAGGGAGTGGGAGTTCGACTGGAAGGACTCGGGTGGGTAGGTATGAACTGGGGAGAACTCTTGGTGAAGGGACTTTTGCGAAAGTGAAATTTGCGAAGAATTTGGAGACTGGGGAGAATGTGGCTATCAAGATTCTTGATAAAGAGAAGGTTCTCAAGCACAAGATGATCGGTCAG ATTAAGCGTGAAATCTCAACTATGAAATTGATAAGGCATCCAAATGTCATCCGGATGTACGAG GTTATGGCCAGCAAGACGAAGATATACATCGTTATGGAGTTTGTCACGGGTGGTGAACTCTTTGACAAAATT GCTAGCAGAGGGAGGCTGAAAGAAGATGAGGCGAGAACCTATTTTCACCAGCTTATTAATGCTGTCGATTACTGCCATAGCAGAGGCGTTTATCATCGTGATCTTAAA CCAGAGAATTTGCTGCTCGATGCTACTGGGATTCTTAAAGTTTCTGACTTTGGACTGAGTGCACTACCACAGCAAGTTCGG GAAGACGGGTTACTTCACACTACATGTGGTACACCAAACTATGTTGCTCCAGAG GTCATAAATGATAAGGGTTATGATGGAGCTAAGGCAGATCTTTGGTCTTGCGGTGTTATTCTTTTTGTTCTTATGGCTGGTTATTTGCCCTTTGAAGAATCGAACCTCGTGACCTTGTACAAGAAG ATATTTAAGGCGGACTTCTCGATTCCTCCATGGTTTTCCTCTGGCGCAAAGAAATTGATCAAAAGAATTTTGGATCCCAATCCATTGACT CGGATAACAATTGCTGAGCTACTTGAGAATGATTGGTTCAAGAAAGGATATAAGCTACCTGTTTTTGAACACGAGGATGTTAATCTTGATGATGTCAATGCTATTTTTAATGAAGCCACT GACTCTCCTAACCTTGTCGTGGAGAGGCGGGAGGAACGGCCTTCCGCACCTGTAACCATGAATGCCTTTGAGCTTATCTCTACGTCCCAGGGTCTGAATCTCAGTTCACTCTTTGAAAAACAAATG gGGCTTGTTAAACGTGAAACAAGATTTGCATCCAAGTGTCCTGCGAATGAGATTATTTCGAAAATCGAACAAGCTGCTGTGCCGATGGGGTTTGATGTCAAGAAAAATAACTACAAG ATGAAACTTCAAGGGGAGAAGTCGGGACGCAAGGGTCATCTATCTGTTGCTACAGAG ATTCTTGAAGTGGCGCCTTCTCTTCACATGGTCGAGCTTCGCAAGACTGGAGGAGATACATTGGAGTTTCACAAG TTTTACAAGAACCTGTCCACTGGATTGAAAGATATCGTGTGGAAAACGACCGATGAAATAAAAGAAGAGGCGAACGAGG GTGCGCAGGTATCTTGA
- the LOC140878013 gene encoding uncharacterized protein gives MADANGVNEEINQLITAAVERAMAARAETNPPPPPPGQNAQLEEIRKLKEEMELLKKKQSGYLATPVRNIPFSPEILESELPKNFKFSHIGEYDGKGDPDEHLSRFENAALLHRYSDPIKCRVFLNTLIGPAQQWFNLLRQGDFKEFKDFSKAFLHHFASSKKHPTTTLSLFAIKQQGQEDLRVYVCRFSALALEVPTATTDLLISAFTQGLATGDFLKSLIKKPPSTYDEVLARAEKYVNLEEVQFSRMNNGMDRPPSPKNARAPNTPRRMGPSPRPELLGQFTSFTPLRMGKTQAMRICEEKRLLQRPPWSEQGPRRPKSDKYCDFHNEYEHNTNDCRQLEQEIERIIQQEPGMRDRLARKKGGYPSNKRSHEGPDHYAPRPRPGPPQGNFQRPNQNQPGNNQGPPPPTKGVINMISGGPTDGDSNRARKTSSRKLSNMETADQVVRTGPTISFGPGDLKGLSDTTHNDALVI, from the coding sequence ATGGCTGATGCAAATGGAGTCAACGAAGAAATAAATCAACTTATCACCGCTGCTGTCGAAAGAGCTATGGCTGCAAGGGCGGAAACCAATCCCCCTCCCCCACCACCAGGTCAGAACGCGCAGTTAGAAGAAATCAGGAAACTGAAGGAAGAGATGGAGCTCTTGAAGAAGAAACAATCCGGATACCTAGCCACGCCAGTGCGGAACATTCCCTTCTCTCCCGAAATATTAGAGTCCGAACTCCCCAAAAACTTTAAATTTTCGCATATTGGGGAATATGATGGGAAAGGGGACCCGGATGAGCATCTGTCCCGTTTTGAGAATGCGGCGTTGTTGCACAGATATTCTGACCCGATCAAGTGTCGGGTCTTTCTCAATACTTTGATAGGACCGGCTCAACAATGGTTCAACTTATTACGCCAAGGAGATTTCAAGGAATTCAAGGATTTCAGCAAGGCCTTCCTACACCACTTTGCTAGTAGCAAAAAACACCCTACGACTACTCTTAGTCTTTTTGCTATCAAACAGCAAGGTCAAGAAGATTTGCGAGTATATGTTTGTCGATTTAGTGCCTTGGCCCTGGAAGTACCTACTGCCACCACTGACCTGCTTATCAGTGCCTTTACCCAAGGACTTGCTACAGGGGATTTTCTTAAATCTCTGATCAAAAAACCGCCGTCTACTTACGATGAAGTGCTTGCTCGGGCCGAAAAATATGTGAATCTAGAGGAGGTACAATTTTCTCGTATGAATAATGGGATGGACAGGCCACCAAGTCCGAAGAACGCCCGGGCCCCTAACACACCTCGGAGGATGGGACCATCTCCCCGACCCGAGCTGCTTGGACAATTCACTTCTTTCACTCCTCTAAGAATGGGTAAAACTCAGGCTATGCgaatatgtgaagaaaaaaGACTTCTACAGAGACCTCCATGGAGCGAGCAGGGGCCCCGTAGACCAAAGTCTGACAAGTATTGTGACTTTCACAATGAGTATGAGCACAATACTAATGATTGTCGTCAACTGGaacaagaaattgaaagaataatACAACAGGAGCCAGGGATGAGGGATAGGTTGGCACGAAAAAAAGGAGGATATCCCTCGAATAAAAGGAGTCATGAAGGTCCTGATCATTACGCACCAAGACCCCGACCTGGTCCACCCCAGGGAAATTTCCAACGCCCGAACCAGAATCAGCCCGGGAATAACCAGGGACCACCCCCTCCCACAAAAGGTGTTATCAACATGATATCTGGGGGACCGACTGATGGAGATTCCAATAGGGCAAGGAAGACAAGTAGTCGGAAACTGAGCAACATGGAGACAGCTGACCAGGTGGTTAGAACAGGCCCGACCATTTCCTTTGGCCCGGGTGATTTGAAAGGTTTGTCGGATACTACTCATAATGATGCATTGGTTATTTGA